The sequence CGGTTCCGCCGGAGCGGCGGGCGGCCCTGCGGGCGGAGCTGGGCCTGGGCCCGGAAGACCAGGTCGTGCTGATGGTGGGCCGGATGCTCCGGCACAAGGGGGTTGCCGAGTTCGTGGAGGCCGCCCGGCGGGTCCGGCAGGTCTTTCCGGGGGCGGCCTTCGTGCTGGTGGGCCCTTCGGACCTGGGCAATCCGGCCCGGGTTCCGCCGGAGGAGCTCCGGGCCTGGGAGGCGGCGGGCCTAATCCGCTACCTGGGGGTGCGGGACGATGTGCGGGATCTCATGGCGGTCGCCGACGTGGTGGTGTTGCCGAGCTACCGGGAGGGGATCCCGCGGGTGCTCATCGAGGCGGCGGCGATGGGCCGGCCCCTGGTGGCCACCGACGTGCCGGGCTGCCGGGAAGTCGTTCAGGACGGGGTGAACGGGTTTCTGGTGCCGCCCAAGGACCCGGCGGCCCTGGCGGCCGCCATTGAGGCCCTCTTGGAGGACCCGGGCCTTCGGGCCGAGTTCGGGGTGGCGTCCCGGCGGCTG comes from Thermoflexus sp. and encodes:
- a CDS encoding glycosyltransferase; protein product: VPPERRAALRAELGLGPEDQVVLMVGRMLRHKGVAEFVEAARRVRQVFPGAAFVLVGPSDLGNPARVPPEELRAWEAAGLIRYLGVRDDVRDLMAVADVVVLPSYREGIPRVLIEAAAMGRPLVATDVPGCREVVQDGVNGFLVPPKDPAALAAAIEALLEDPGLRAEFGVASRRLAEERFSDRQVVGRILDLYRELLAEKNLAVWT